The proteins below come from a single Aphanothece sacrum FPU1 genomic window:
- a CDS encoding Na+/H+ antiporter subunit E — protein MIGYLDLILRLTIWFLLTSDLSLANIIIGVIIAFLLPRKLTSPGRLKDWLKALFEVLIAIPQAYFEAFQIMFRPHDEEVVTMERVKPQRSPGLIFLDIFLITFTPKTIVLKYHEAGWYEVHRIEPRKKP, from the coding sequence ATGATTGGCTATTTAGACTTAATTTTACGCCTGACTATCTGGTTTTTGTTAACCTCTGATCTCAGTTTGGCTAATATTATTATTGGGGTCATTATCGCCTTTTTGTTGCCCCGTAAACTTACCTCCCCAGGGAGGTTAAAAGATTGGTTAAAGGCTTTATTTGAAGTCTTAATCGCCATTCCTCAAGCCTATTTTGAAGCATTTCAAATCATGTTTCGTCCCCATGATGAGGAAGTAGTGACAATGGAAAGAGTTAAACCTCAACGAAGTCCTGGCTTGATCTTTTTAGATATCTTTTTAATTACCTTTACCCCAAAAACCATTGTCTTGAAATATCACGAAGCAGGATGGTATGAAGTCCACCGTATTGAACCGAGGAAAAAGCCATGA
- a CDS encoding cation:proton antiporter, giving the protein MNTLTIIWIAIPFFIGFNIYLLPQFDRYLALGVCIISGVYALQIFNYSSPINLNLLDNFGVILVADRLSSFFILTNSIVTAAVIFYCWNLEKTAFFYTQLIILHGSVNAVFVCADFISLYVALEVIGIAAFLLIAYPRSDRSIWVALRYLFVSNTAMLFYLVGAILVYQTHHSFGFAGLKGSPPEAIALIFLGLLTKGGIFISGLWLPLTHSEAETPVSAMLSGVVVKAGVFPLVRCALMIEELDPIIRLFGMGTALLGVGYAIFEKDSKRMLAFHTVSQLGFILAAPKVGGFYALTHGLVKSALFLISGVLPSRNLKELKDQPINTPIWIALVVASLSISGFPLLSGFGAKVLTMKNILSWQEIGMNLAAFGTAISFAKFFFLPHDSQTGKAKVQSGFWAAMALLLGGLVVANVFYTQAYTVTNSIKPLATIFLGWVAYFLIFQRSIIKLPRVIEQFEHLIGGMSLMLILLFWMVFS; this is encoded by the coding sequence ATGAATACCCTAACTATTATCTGGATAGCAATCCCTTTTTTTATTGGATTTAATATTTATTTACTCCCACAATTTGACCGTTACCTGGCTTTAGGAGTATGTATTATTTCGGGGGTATATGCTTTACAAATCTTTAACTATTCATCTCCTATAAACCTAAATTTATTAGATAATTTTGGGGTAATTTTAGTTGCTGATCGCCTGAGCAGTTTTTTCATTTTAACCAATTCAATAGTCACAGCAGCCGTCATTTTTTACTGTTGGAATCTTGAAAAAACAGCATTTTTTTATACTCAACTGATCATCTTACATGGCAGTGTTAACGCAGTTTTTGTTTGTGCTGATTTCATTAGTTTATATGTTGCTTTAGAAGTGATTGGTATTGCGGCTTTTCTGCTTATTGCCTATCCTCGCAGCGATCGCTCTATTTGGGTTGCCCTGCGTTATTTATTTGTTAGTAACACAGCCATGTTATTTTATCTGGTGGGAGCAATATTAGTCTATCAGACTCATCATTCCTTTGGGTTTGCAGGACTTAAAGGATCACCACCAGAAGCGATCGCGCTCATTTTTTTGGGACTTTTAACCAAAGGGGGCATTTTTATATCAGGTTTGTGGCTACCTCTAACCCATTCTGAAGCGGAAACCCCCGTCTCTGCCATGTTATCAGGGGTGGTGGTGAAAGCCGGGGTATTTCCCCTTGTCCGTTGTGCTTTGATGATAGAAGAACTTGACCCGATCATTCGTCTTTTTGGCATGGGAACAGCCCTTTTAGGAGTAGGTTATGCCATCTTTGAAAAAGATAGTAAACGGATGTTAGCCTTTCACACCGTTTCCCAGTTAGGGTTTATCCTTGCAGCACCAAAAGTGGGAGGCTTTTATGCCTTGACTCACGGGTTAGTCAAATCGGCTTTATTTCTCATTTCCGGGGTATTACCCAGTCGTAACTTAAAGGAACTCAAAGATCAGCCTATAAATACCCCGATTTGGATCGCCTTAGTAGTTGCCAGTTTATCCATTTCTGGTTTTCCTTTATTATCGGGTTTTGGTGCCAAAGTATTAACCATGAAAAATATTTTATCTTGGCAAGAGATCGGTATGAACTTAGCAGCTTTTGGCACAGCTATTTCCTTTGCAAAATTCTTTTTTTTACCCCATGATTCCCAAACTGGAAAAGCAAAGGTTCAATCAGGATTTTGGGCAGCTATGGCTCTGCTTTTAGGTGGTTTAGTGGTGGCTAATGTCTTCTATACCCAAGCTTATACGGTTACGAATAGCATTAAACCCTTAGCTACGATTTTCTTGGGATGGGTAGCTTATTTCTTAATTTTTCAACGATCTATTATCAAGTTGCCCCGTGTGATCGAACAGTTTGAACATTTGATCGGAGGTATGAGTCTGATGTTAATTCTACTCTTTTGGATGGTGTTCTCATGA
- a CDS encoding cation:proton antiporter subunit C, which translates to MLESFIFATILIGFFGIIFKQNLVMKIVSMDVMSTGVISYYVLLASKNGLFTPIIGNKDNISYADPVPQSVILTAIVIGLSIQSLMLVGAMKLAKNNPTLETREIEKNNTP; encoded by the coding sequence GTGTTAGAATCATTCATTTTTGCCACCATATTGATCGGATTTTTCGGCATCATCTTTAAACAAAATCTGGTAATGAAAATTGTATCAATGGATGTTATGAGTACAGGAGTAATTTCCTATTATGTGTTATTGGCTTCAAAAAATGGTTTATTTACTCCCATTATTGGTAACAAAGACAATATTTCTTATGCCGATCCTGTGCCTCAATCGGTCATTTTAACCGCCATTGTTATTGGTTTATCGATTCAATCTTTAATGTTAGTCGGAGCTATGAAATTAGCTAAGAATAATCCTACTTTAGAAACCCGTGAAATCGAGAAAAATAACACACCATGA